One Methanohalophilus mahii DSM 5219 genomic window carries:
- a CDS encoding dihydroorotate dehydrogenase electron transfer subunit: MRPIHSKITEITEESPNVRTFFFDTQFNEATPGQFVMVWVHGTDEVPMTLSGKNSITVQKVGDATSRMFELGIGDHMGLRGPFGRGFTIPRNDENVLFIAGGVGAAPIAPLADIVKARGIEGRTILGSRCCDEILFRERFACGRVDITTDDGSEGRGGFVTDQLAETDTSDYDRIYVCGPEIMMYKVFEILKARDGHVKTEFSLHRYFKCGIGVCGACSMDPEGLCVCRDGPVFNGGELEGSEFGHYERDSSGCKCRF; the protein is encoded by the coding sequence ATGCGCCCCATTCATTCAAAAATCACTGAAATTACCGAAGAATCACCCAATGTGCGTACTTTTTTCTTTGACACACAATTCAATGAAGCCACTCCCGGCCAATTCGTAATGGTCTGGGTACATGGCACCGATGAAGTCCCTATGACCCTGTCCGGGAAAAACTCGATTACCGTCCAGAAAGTAGGGGATGCCACATCCCGTATGTTCGAACTTGGAATAGGTGACCATATGGGGCTCAGGGGACCTTTTGGCAGAGGTTTCACCATACCCAGAAATGATGAAAACGTGCTTTTCATTGCAGGAGGAGTAGGAGCCGCGCCGATTGCCCCCCTTGCAGATATTGTTAAGGCAAGAGGAATTGAAGGCCGCACAATACTGGGCTCCAGATGTTGTGATGAAATTTTGTTCAGGGAACGGTTTGCCTGTGGCAGGGTGGATATTACCACTGATGATGGTTCCGAAGGCAGGGGCGGTTTTGTGACCGACCAGCTTGCAGAAACGGACACCTCTGATTATGACAGGATATATGTGTGTGGCCCGGAGATTATGATGTATAAGGTCTTTGAAATTTTGAAAGCACGCGACGGTCATGTGAAGACAGAGTTCAGTCTGCACCGCTATTTCAAATGCGGTATCGGAGTTTGCGGAGCCTGCAGTATGGATCCTGAAGGCCTGTGTGTCTGCAGGGACGGCCCCGTATTCAATGGCGGTGAACTTGAAGGATCTGAGTTTGGACATTATGAACGTGATTCTTCAGGTTGCAAGTGCCGTTTTTAA
- a CDS encoding KEOPS complex subunit Pcc1 — protein sequence MQMKIKSTLNLPADQRGKTIIESLRPDNLANMESKTLSDENSITLRTEKLSSLISVMDDLLMNAKIAEDLDIKGARNG from the coding sequence ATGCAGATGAAAATTAAAAGTACACTTAACCTGCCTGCCGACCAAAGGGGCAAAACAATTATTGAGTCATTAAGACCGGACAATCTTGCGAATATGGAAAGTAAAACCCTCTCCGATGAAAATTCCATAACTTTGAGGACAGAAAAACTTTCTTCCCTGATATCTGTTATGGACGATCTTCTTATGAATGCCAAAATTGCCGAAGACCTGGATATCAAAGGAGCAAGAAATGGTTGA
- a CDS encoding serine--tRNA ligase, translating into MDLEFRLKAAFRTSGDPTPAMDAIQEFLEGQALKVLAKGAPEGEEAKIKSWNVKDNRIDIEIVSGRYVRSHDALIRLRKPLAGKIGKEYHLGIRGIDVDEFVIKMPSEKSVGDLKLPHVRSMDYDGECITLNLDVGEAELENRVPDRILTLMEDKIREKVYGGKTEHWNLLWQSEKKAHPFEKDPTQEMLEKGWIKRGASRGQWIHGPQSTKLFRTFEKIVLEELLEPLGYQEMIFPKLVPWDVWKKSGHAKGVYPEIYYVCPPKTRDPEYWEEVADHYKVTKEVPTELIKEKIGDPIGGLCYAQCPPFWMYLQGETIPTESFPLKVFDRSGTSHRYESGGIHGMERVDEFHRIEIVWLGTKEQVVKASEELHERYMHIFNEILDLEWRKAWVTPWFMAQEGLAGVSDEQSAGTTDYEAPLPYRGEDGEWLEFQNVSVNGNKYPSGFNVKNQSGEELWSGCSGVGLERWTSAFLAQKGLDPENWPEEFRKRFGEMPDGISFF; encoded by the coding sequence ATGGATTTGGAATTCAGGTTAAAAGCTGCCTTCAGGACAAGCGGGGACCCCACACCCGCCATGGATGCTATTCAGGAGTTTCTTGAGGGACAAGCCTTAAAGGTACTTGCCAAGGGGGCACCGGAAGGCGAAGAGGCAAAAATTAAGAGCTGGAATGTAAAGGATAACCGGATAGACATTGAGATTGTCTCCGGCAGGTATGTTCGATCCCACGATGCACTTATCCGGCTGCGTAAACCTCTTGCTGGCAAAATTGGAAAGGAATACCATCTGGGTATCCGGGGTATTGATGTTGATGAGTTTGTCATAAAAATGCCTTCCGAAAAATCAGTCGGAGATCTGAAGTTACCTCATGTCCGTTCAATGGATTATGACGGCGAATGCATCACACTCAATCTGGATGTTGGAGAGGCAGAACTTGAAAACCGTGTTCCTGACAGAATACTGACCCTTATGGAGGATAAGATAAGGGAAAAGGTCTATGGCGGCAAGACCGAACACTGGAACCTTCTATGGCAGAGTGAAAAAAAAGCACACCCATTTGAGAAGGACCCTACCCAGGAAATGTTAGAAAAAGGCTGGATCAAAAGAGGAGCCAGCAGAGGCCAGTGGATTCACGGTCCACAGTCTACGAAATTGTTCCGCACTTTTGAAAAGATAGTTCTTGAAGAACTTCTTGAACCGCTGGGATACCAGGAAATGATTTTCCCGAAACTTGTTCCCTGGGATGTATGGAAGAAATCCGGCCATGCCAAAGGGGTCTATCCCGAAATATACTATGTATGTCCCCCGAAGACCCGCGATCCTGAATACTGGGAAGAGGTCGCTGACCACTACAAGGTTACAAAAGAAGTACCTACTGAACTAATCAAGGAAAAGATCGGTGATCCTATAGGTGGCCTGTGCTATGCCCAGTGCCCTCCATTCTGGATGTATTTACAGGGCGAAACCATACCTACAGAATCATTCCCCCTGAAAGTCTTTGACCGCTCCGGGACATCCCACAGGTATGAAAGTGGCGGCATCCACGGCATGGAGCGTGTTGATGAATTCCATCGTATCGAGATTGTCTGGCTGGGTACAAAGGAACAGGTAGTCAAAGCCTCAGAAGAGCTCCATGAACGTTATATGCATATCTTCAATGAGATCCTGGACCTTGAATGGAGAAAAGCCTGGGTCACACCATGGTTCATGGCACAGGAGGGGCTTGCAGGTGTATCGGATGAACAAAGTGCCGGCACTACAGACTATGAGGCGCCCCTGCCATACAGGGGAGAGGACGGCGAATGGCTTGAGTTCCAGAACGTGAGTGTCAACGGGAATAAATATCCTTCCGGTTTTAATGTGAAAAATCAGTCAGGAGAGGAGCTCTGGTCCGGATGTTCGGGTGTTGGACTGGAAAGATGGACCTCGGCTTTCCTTGCCCAGAAAGGCCTGGACCCGGAAAACTGGCCGGAAGAATTCCGTAAGCGTTTTGGAGAAATGCCCGATGGAATAAGTTTCTTCTAA
- a CDS encoding sensor histidine kinase, translating to MSLAQVGAIEYVFKPVQIAEIIDDAITDMIPLVNEKNLTIRKDVPDGLPDIKGDRDKLTDLFTHLIDNAVKFTPSGVITVEAHEVEDGIHIKVSDTGIGVARDVIPKLFQKFYQVDPSIRRKYGGTGLGLYICKTIVDAHNGNIWVESEENVGTTVHVKLPG from the coding sequence ATGAGCCTTGCGCAAGTAGGGGCTATTGAATATGTATTTAAACCCGTTCAGATCGCAGAGATCATAGATGATGCGATCACAGACATGATTCCATTGGTAAATGAGAAGAATCTGACTATTAGGAAAGATGTGCCTGATGGTCTGCCTGATATAAAAGGAGACAGAGATAAACTGACCGATCTTTTCACTCATCTTATCGATAATGCGGTCAAGTTCACTCCCTCTGGTGTAATAACTGTTGAAGCCCATGAAGTGGAGGATGGAATACACATAAAAGTTTCAGACACTGGAATAGGTGTTGCCAGAGATGTGATCCCAAAGCTGTTCCAGAAGTTCTACCAGGTAGACCCGTCAATAAGGCGCAAATATGGAGGAACCGGACTGGGGCTGTATATCTGCAAGACAATTGTTGATGCTCATAATGGGAATATTTGGGTAGAAAGTGAAGAAAACGTGGGGACAACAGTTCATGTGAAGTTGCCAGGGTAA
- a CDS encoding uracil-DNA glycosylase, whose product MVDSFEDLEEEINSCTACQLHDSAIHKVIMKGGQNPKVLFIGEAPGKKEDASGIPFCGRAGKILDGMIEDMDLQQSDWAVINTVKCRPPNNRRPRKEELAACRAFFEQQIEMLEPDVIILLGNTAEEAFLGNRQLQWGECRDIDGKNVVKFYHPAALIYTKSRQPEQQEFIEKNSALW is encoded by the coding sequence ATGGTTGATTCATTCGAAGATTTAGAGGAGGAAATAAATTCCTGTACTGCATGCCAGCTCCATGATTCCGCAATTCACAAAGTAATCATGAAAGGGGGGCAAAATCCAAAAGTACTTTTCATAGGTGAAGCCCCCGGCAAGAAAGAGGATGCAAGCGGAATACCTTTCTGTGGCAGGGCCGGCAAAATCCTGGATGGTATGATAGAAGATATGGATCTCCAGCAGAGCGATTGGGCTGTGATTAATACAGTCAAATGCAGACCTCCCAATAATCGCAGGCCCCGTAAAGAAGAACTTGCTGCATGCCGGGCTTTTTTTGAGCAGCAAATAGAAATGCTTGAGCCTGATGTGATAATCCTGCTCGGAAATACTGCTGAGGAAGCTTTTTTGGGAAACAGGCAACTTCAGTGGGGGGAATGCAGGGATATAGATGGGAAAAATGTGGTAAAATTCTATCACCCAGCAGCCCTTATATATACCAAAAGCCGCCAGCCTGAACAGCAAGAGTTTATAGAAAAAAACAGTGCACTATGGTAA
- a CDS encoding 30S ribosomal protein S15: MAKMHTRRKGQAGSTKPIRTEVPAWSLQDAEEIEKVVLDLWKQGNPTCVIGMKLRDNYGVPDVKLATGKKLTAILKENEVSPGVPEDLYNLIVKAIGLRKHVAANNKDVHNKRPLQLTESKIRRLVKYYKANKVLPAEWKYKPETAEMLITK, encoded by the coding sequence ATGGCAAAAATGCACACTCGCAGAAAAGGCCAGGCAGGGTCCACAAAACCCATTCGTACAGAAGTACCCGCATGGTCTTTGCAGGATGCAGAAGAGATCGAAAAGGTGGTCCTTGACTTGTGGAAGCAAGGCAATCCCACCTGTGTCATCGGAATGAAGTTGAGGGATAACTATGGAGTTCCTGATGTCAAACTCGCGACAGGAAAGAAGCTCACTGCTATCCTGAAAGAAAATGAAGTATCACCTGGTGTTCCTGAAGACCTGTACAATCTTATCGTAAAAGCTATTGGCCTGAGAAAACATGTTGCAGCCAATAACAAGGATGTACATAACAAGCGCCCTCTTCAGCTTACCGAATCCAAAATTCGCAGACTGGTTAAATATTATAAGGCAAACAAAGTCCTTCCAGCCGAATGGAAATATAAACCAGAAACCGCAGAAATGCTTATTACTAAGTAA
- a CDS encoding PAS domain-containing protein, whose protein sequence is MIHPDDLERVRAKFDRYFEGKGHKVFTLDYRILTKFREASDYQ, encoded by the coding sequence ATCATACATCCAGATGATCTTGAACGTGTTCGGGCAAAGTTTGACAGATATTTTGAAGGAAAAGGACACAAAGTTTTCACCTTGGATTACAGAATACTGACCAAATTTAGAGAGGCCAGTGATTACCAATGA
- a CDS encoding glutamate--tRNA ligase — protein MTLEDEDIKTIEKFALQNAVKYGQPPQVGAVMGRVMGQCPHLRPKAKDVTAEVQKIIDQVAEGKPDVWQQRLEEIAPELIEELNTKKEPEKGLKPLDVTEGERVVMRFAPNPNGPATLGSARGMVINSEYVKMYGGDFIIRFDDTDPQTKRPLLEAYEWYLDDCKWLGIEPDRVVKASDRITLYYEYARKLIEMGHAYVCFCEGADFKKYKDSCTPCPDRDRNPAENLEHWHKMIEGAYEEKSAVLRIKTDINHKDPALRDFGAFRIVKATHPRPEVGDKYVVWPLLDFEGAIEDHELGMTHIIRGKDLMDSEKRQKYIYDYLGWEYPKTTHWGRIKMHEFGKFSTSALRKSIEEGEYTGWDDPRLPTIRAIRRRGIKPQALRKFMVDMGVGETDVSISMDSLYSENRKLIDSKAKRFFFVPDPQKIEIIDGKHTVANPPLHPVENMGNRSIKVDNIVYISREDAKELSIGSLLRLKDLYNIEIVSTQPLRAKHIGDSMDEAREKRPPIVQWVAEDNLHVEVLSPEGVFTGIGELQIADEIDKVVQFERFGFCRIDNVKEKEVVAYFTHK, from the coding sequence ATGACATTAGAGGATGAAGACATAAAAACGATTGAAAAGTTTGCATTGCAGAATGCTGTAAAATATGGACAACCCCCCCAGGTTGGAGCTGTCATGGGTCGAGTGATGGGACAGTGTCCCCATCTGCGTCCCAAAGCCAAAGACGTTACGGCAGAAGTACAGAAAATCATAGACCAGGTTGCAGAAGGCAAGCCGGATGTATGGCAGCAGAGACTTGAGGAGATCGCACCTGAACTTATTGAAGAACTAAATACAAAGAAGGAACCTGAAAAAGGTCTCAAACCCCTTGATGTTACAGAAGGGGAAAGGGTTGTTATGCGTTTTGCCCCAAATCCCAACGGGCCCGCTACCCTGGGTAGTGCAAGAGGTATGGTAATCAACTCCGAATATGTCAAAATGTATGGAGGGGATTTCATAATACGTTTTGACGATACCGATCCCCAGACCAAGCGCCCCCTCCTTGAAGCCTATGAATGGTACCTGGATGACTGTAAGTGGCTGGGTATCGAGCCTGACAGGGTGGTAAAGGCCTCAGACAGAATAACCCTTTACTACGAGTATGCCCGCAAACTTATCGAAATGGGGCATGCTTATGTCTGTTTCTGTGAAGGGGCTGATTTCAAGAAGTATAAAGACTCATGTACCCCATGTCCTGATCGTGATAGGAACCCTGCTGAGAATCTGGAACACTGGCACAAGATGATTGAGGGTGCTTACGAAGAAAAATCTGCTGTATTGCGTATCAAGACAGATATCAACCATAAAGACCCTGCACTGAGGGATTTCGGTGCTTTCAGGATAGTAAAAGCCACACATCCCAGACCGGAAGTGGGTGATAAATACGTAGTATGGCCGCTTCTTGACTTTGAAGGTGCCATCGAGGACCATGAACTTGGCATGACCCATATCATCCGGGGCAAAGACCTGATGGACAGTGAAAAGCGCCAGAAGTATATCTATGATTACCTGGGCTGGGAATATCCAAAGACCACCCACTGGGGCCGCATTAAAATGCACGAATTCGGCAAATTCAGCACCAGTGCACTCAGGAAGTCTATAGAAGAAGGCGAATACACCGGCTGGGATGACCCACGGCTTCCAACAATAAGGGCAATTCGCAGACGTGGCATCAAACCACAGGCCCTGCGTAAATTTATGGTAGACATGGGTGTTGGGGAAACCGATGTCAGTATAAGCATGGATTCCCTTTATTCTGAAAACCGTAAACTCATTGACTCAAAGGCAAAGCGTTTCTTCTTTGTTCCCGACCCTCAAAAGATTGAGATTATAGACGGAAAACACACTGTTGCCAACCCACCTCTGCATCCCGTGGAAAATATGGGAAACAGGAGTATAAAGGTGGACAATATCGTATATATTAGTCGTGAGGATGCAAAGGAACTATCTATAGGGTCTCTATTAAGACTCAAGGACCTGTACAACATTGAAATTGTGTCAACCCAACCTCTCCGGGCAAAACATATTGGTGATTCAATGGATGAAGCCAGGGAAAAACGTCCTCCTATTGTCCAGTGGGTAGCAGAAGACAACCTGCATGTGGAAGTCCTGTCTCCTGAAGGTGTATTCACAGGAATAGGGGAGTTACAAATTGCAGATGAGATTGATAAAGTTGTGCAGTTTGAACGCTTTGGCTTCTGCAGGATAGATAATGTAAAAGAAAAGGAAGTAGTAGCCTATTTCACTCATAAGTGA
- a CDS encoding GAF domain-containing protein — protein sequence MLYWIGGIAIKKTDHGIGNCSENENCPIFENSEIGMFHFDQNGTITCCNDNFLDIIGSTKREIIGSNVLVSIRDEKMKAAVEATLSGRSVHYEGEYLSVLNDKLIPIKVDLEPEITENGSLLGGIGIVEDITGLKMEKETLLLDESRLEGLLKLNQMMDASMLEITDFAREEGVRLTRSKVGYLSFLNEDETVLTMHSWSKVAMEGCKIRDKPIEYPLETTGLWGEAVRQRKPIITNNYQEANPLKKGYPRGHVKLTRHMNVPVFDGDRIVAVAGVGNKEEEYDESDVRQLTLLMQGMWSHIQRKLAADSLKEYSNELSRINTELTRANEELKSLDKMKDDIISNVSHELKTPLVSIIGYSELVNEGTLGGVND from the coding sequence ATATTATATTGGATTGGGGGGATAGCTATTAAGAAGACCGATCATGGGATTGGGAATTGTTCTGAGAACGAGAATTGTCCCATATTTGAAAATTCGGAGATAGGGATGTTTCATTTTGACCAGAATGGGACCATAACCTGTTGTAATGATAATTTTCTTGACATCATAGGGTCAACAAAAAGGGAAATCATCGGTTCGAATGTTCTTGTCTCTATCAGGGATGAAAAAATGAAGGCTGCTGTTGAGGCAACCCTCTCTGGCCGGTCTGTTCATTATGAGGGTGAGTACCTCTCTGTTTTAAATGACAAGCTTATTCCGATAAAAGTTGATCTGGAACCAGAGATCACTGAAAACGGTTCTCTTCTTGGTGGCATTGGTATTGTTGAGGACATAACCGGACTCAAGATGGAAAAAGAGACCCTTCTTCTTGATGAATCCCGACTCGAAGGGCTTTTGAAACTCAATCAGATGATGGATGCATCAATGCTTGAGATTACAGATTTTGCCCGTGAAGAGGGTGTTAGACTCACCCGGAGCAAGGTGGGCTATCTTTCATTTTTAAATGAGGACGAAACGGTTCTTACTATGCATTCCTGGTCCAAAGTTGCAATGGAAGGGTGCAAGATCAGGGACAAACCCATAGAATATCCTCTGGAGACTACAGGTCTCTGGGGAGAAGCCGTAAGGCAGAGAAAACCAATAATAACCAACAATTATCAGGAAGCAAATCCTCTTAAAAAAGGGTATCCACGAGGGCACGTGAAGTTGACAAGACACATGAATGTTCCGGTATTTGATGGTGATCGGATTGTTGCTGTTGCAGGGGTCGGGAACAAGGAAGAGGAGTACGACGAATCTGATGTGCGCCAATTGACATTGTTGATGCAGGGCATGTGGTCACATATCCAGCGCAAGTTGGCAGCTGATTCACTTAAAGAGTACTCAAATGAGCTTTCAAGGATAAACACGGAACTTACCCGGGCAAATGAAGAGCTAAAATCCCTTGATAAGATGAAAGATGATATCATTTCAAATGTGAGCCATGAACTTAAGACACCTCTTGTGTCCATTATAGGTTACAGTGAACTTGTTAACGAAGGCACGCTTGGAGGGGTGAATGATTAG
- a CDS encoding dihydroorotate dehydrogenase translates to MKIAGIELKNPTILASGIMGTTGAALARMSRNGAGAVVTKSIGPVPNKGHNNPSMVELECGYINAMGLPNPSYSGFCEEIGIAKSKTDAPLIASIFGGDAAEFTEVANGLLSSKPDCFELNVSCPHAEGYGASVGTDPDLVHEITASVVDAVDVPVWVKLTPNVTDITSIGRAAESAGASAVVAINTVRGMAIDIHSGYPILGNRFGGLSGPAVKPVAVKCVYDLYEALDIPVIGVGGITCPQDAIEMILAGASAVEIGSAVHDDTQIFETISKGIDTYLQKYGYSKTEDITGLSHEMI, encoded by the coding sequence ATGAAGATAGCAGGCATAGAACTAAAAAATCCTACAATCCTGGCTTCAGGTATAATGGGAACCACAGGAGCAGCCCTTGCAAGAATGAGCCGCAACGGTGCCGGTGCAGTGGTTACCAAGTCAATTGGGCCCGTTCCCAACAAAGGCCATAATAACCCTTCAATGGTGGAGCTGGAATGCGGATACATTAACGCGATGGGACTCCCCAATCCTTCCTACTCAGGTTTCTGTGAGGAAATCGGAATTGCGAAAAGCAAAACGGATGCACCGTTAATTGCCAGCATATTCGGCGGAGATGCTGCAGAATTCACCGAAGTTGCGAATGGGTTGCTTTCCTCAAAACCTGATTGCTTTGAACTTAATGTAAGCTGTCCCCATGCTGAAGGTTATGGGGCTTCGGTGGGAACTGATCCTGATCTTGTACATGAAATCACAGCCTCGGTAGTTGATGCTGTGGATGTACCCGTATGGGTGAAACTCACACCCAATGTTACGGATATCACTTCCATCGGCAGAGCAGCAGAATCCGCAGGTGCCTCGGCAGTAGTTGCTATCAATACGGTCCGGGGAATGGCTATTGACATCCATTCCGGGTATCCCATACTAGGCAACCGTTTTGGAGGGCTGTCCGGTCCTGCAGTAAAACCTGTGGCCGTAAAATGTGTTTATGACCTGTATGAAGCACTTGATATACCCGTGATTGGCGTGGGAGGTATTACCTGCCCACAAGACGCAATTGAAATGATACTTGCCGGGGCAAGTGCTGTTGAGATCGGATCTGCCGTACATGATGATACGCAAATTTTTGAAACAATAAGCAAAGGTATCGATACATACCTGCAAAAATACGGTTATTCAAAAACTGAAGATATAACAGGCCTATCACACGAGATGATCTGA
- a CDS encoding DHH family phosphoesterase yields MASEKISEYSRVRLISHNDADGITAAAVMCHALLREDIVFHASIVSRLDENVVETVNNSTDNGDLVLFCDMGSGQPELIEKVKNDTIIIDHHAPVGETTAYVMVNPHLADIDGAYYMCASTTAYVVATEMNPENKELAGLAIAGAIGDKQLFDRENGLILKEGIESGSVSIRKGLKIGDGELAEVLERTPEPYLDITGEKEKIANFLNILGISGPIEELDENQMKKLTSAVALKLTKKASPEAIDASIGEVCILNHEAIPNVYDMVTLLNCCGKLERGGLALTACLRDKKAAEEGWKLAEQYQKVLMGQIKKAEKKVQKRQHLRYIQGEDMEATGMIAGVVIRYIHPDLPFIALNKVDDVVKISGRGTRKLVDSGLDLAVALREAASGVGGNGGGHNIASGAAIPPGSEEEFLEALDTIIAKQMGNNADEN; encoded by the coding sequence ATGGCATCTGAAAAAATCAGTGAATACTCACGTGTAAGACTCATATCCCATAATGATGCAGACGGGATTACCGCAGCAGCTGTAATGTGCCATGCCCTGCTGAGAGAAGACATAGTTTTCCATGCAAGCATTGTAAGCCGGCTGGATGAAAATGTTGTGGAAACAGTTAACAACAGCACTGATAATGGTGATCTCGTACTTTTCTGTGACATGGGGAGCGGCCAGCCTGAATTGATTGAAAAAGTCAAAAATGACACCATTATAATAGACCATCACGCACCCGTGGGTGAAACAACGGCATATGTAATGGTAAACCCTCATCTTGCAGACATAGATGGTGCTTATTATATGTGCGCCTCAACAACTGCTTATGTGGTCGCAACAGAAATGAATCCCGAAAATAAAGAGCTTGCAGGACTTGCAATTGCAGGTGCTATAGGGGATAAACAACTTTTTGACAGGGAAAATGGCCTGATTCTGAAAGAAGGAATTGAAAGCGGCTCTGTTTCCATAAGGAAAGGGTTAAAGATCGGAGATGGTGAGCTGGCAGAAGTGCTGGAAAGAACACCTGAACCCTACCTCGACATAACAGGTGAAAAAGAAAAGATCGCAAACTTCCTTAATATCCTGGGTATCAGTGGCCCAATCGAAGAACTTGATGAAAACCAGATGAAAAAACTGACTTCTGCAGTTGCACTTAAGCTGACAAAAAAAGCCAGTCCTGAAGCCATTGATGCCAGCATCGGTGAAGTCTGCATCCTCAATCATGAGGCAATACCGAATGTTTACGATATGGTAACTCTCCTCAATTGTTGTGGCAAACTTGAACGTGGCGGTCTTGCCCTTACTGCCTGTCTGAGGGACAAAAAGGCTGCAGAAGAAGGCTGGAAACTTGCGGAACAATACCAAAAAGTTTTGATGGGACAAATCAAAAAGGCAGAGAAAAAGGTTCAAAAACGGCAGCATCTCAGGTATATTCAGGGAGAAGACATGGAAGCCACAGGTATGATCGCAGGTGTTGTTATCAGGTACATACACCCTGATCTGCCTTTCATTGCCCTGAACAAAGTTGACGATGTTGTTAAAATTTCAGGAAGAGGAACCCGCAAACTTGTAGACAGCGGACTGGATCTTGCAGTTGCCTTAAGAGAGGCAGCATCCGGAGTAGGAGGTAACGGAGGGGGACATAACATAGCATCAGGTGCAGCTATACCTCCGGGAAGTGAAGAAGAGTTCCTGGAAGCCCTGGATACTATTATCGCAAAACAGATGGGAAACAATGCAGATGAAAATTAA
- a CDS encoding fumarylacetoacetate hydrolase family protein, with the protein MIGKFKHGTEIFEGNVQDERVISPGGDVYDVNSLDILPPSSPSKIICVGLNYIDHAKELDMDIPDEPIIFMKPPSSVTGHGTKIIYPSCSNRVDYEAELAVIIGKQCHGIHAESAQSVIEGYTCFNDVTARDIQQKDGQWTRAKSFDTFSPIGPFISPADDFDASAANIKCSINGMSRQNSSTSRLIFDVDFLIEFISSVMTLEKGDVIATGTPPGVGELNCGDCVDVTIEGIGTLSNEVS; encoded by the coding sequence ATGATCGGAAAATTCAAACACGGTACTGAGATATTTGAGGGTAATGTGCAGGATGAAAGAGTAATATCTCCCGGGGGAGATGTTTATGATGTTAATTCACTTGATATACTTCCGCCCTCAAGTCCTTCCAAAATTATCTGTGTGGGACTTAATTATATTGATCACGCCAAAGAACTGGATATGGACATCCCGGATGAACCGATAATTTTCATGAAGCCCCCATCTTCTGTAACCGGTCATGGAACTAAAATAATCTATCCTTCCTGCAGCAACCGTGTTGATTATGAAGCAGAACTTGCTGTTATCATAGGAAAGCAATGCCATGGCATTCATGCCGAAAGTGCACAAAGTGTCATTGAAGGGTACACATGTTTTAATGATGTAACAGCCCGTGATATTCAGCAAAAAGATGGACAGTGGACCAGGGCAAAGAGTTTTGATACTTTTTCTCCGATTGGCCCTTTCATATCTCCTGCAGATGATTTCGATGCCTCTGCAGCAAATATTAAGTGCAGTATTAATGGCATGAGCAGACAGAATTCATCAACTTCCAGATTGATATTCGATGTTGATTTTCTGATAGAATTCATATCCTCCGTCATGACCCTTGAAAAAGGGGACGTAATTGCCACAGGTACCCCTCCGGGTGTGGGTGAACTTAATTGCGGTGATTGCGTAGATGTAACCATTGAGGGCATAGGCACATTATCCAATGAGGTTTCATAA
- a CDS encoding 30S ribosomal protein S3ae: MARKVQRKLDKWKNKTWYNIETPEFIGRTVIGTTTTDESEKLVGRTIETTVGDITNDFSKQNIKLRLAIDSVTGDTANTAFIGHEITTDYLRSIVKRQTSRIDNNLEVTTKDGRKLRIKPIAFTVKRARSSQIRAIREIMAKIVLERAAELDFEHIVEEIVTGKLAANIYRNAKTIYPIRRVEIRKTEVLPVKANASAAA, translated from the coding sequence TTGGCAAGAAAAGTACAGAGAAAACTGGATAAATGGAAGAACAAAACCTGGTATAACATTGAGACCCCTGAATTTATTGGCAGGACCGTTATTGGAACTACCACTACTGATGAAAGTGAGAAACTGGTTGGAAGGACGATTGAGACTACTGTAGGGGACATTACCAATGATTTCTCAAAACAGAACATCAAACTGCGTCTGGCTATCGACAGCGTAACCGGCGACACTGCAAACACTGCTTTCATTGGTCACGAGATCACTACAGATTACCTGCGTTCCATTGTAAAACGCCAGACATCCCGTATTGATAACAATCTTGAAGTAACTACCAAGGACGGACGTAAGCTCCGCATCAAGCCCATTGCATTTACTGTAAAGAGGGCAAGAAGCAGCCAGATAAGAGCAATCCGGGAAATCATGGCAAAAATCGTCCTTGAAAGAGCTGCAGAACTTGACTTTGAACACATTGTCGAGGAAATCGTAACCGGTAAACTTGCAGCCAATATTTACAGGAATGCAAAAACCATCTATCCAATAAGAAGGGTAGAAATACGCAAGACCGAAGTTCTTCCTGTAAAGGCTAATGCTTCCGCAGCAGCCTGA